One region of Eleutherodactylus coqui strain aEleCoq1 chromosome 5, aEleCoq1.hap1, whole genome shotgun sequence genomic DNA includes:
- the LOC136627233 gene encoding serine/threonine-protein kinase SBK1-like, giving the protein MASSTRDVQLILEGLVSFASQGLQEIDLQEKFCVIQKLGDGGYGSVLMVQDKKTDQKMALKLLDRNKTTEFAFLTEFSKSFFLSSHPNIIGSYGTAFKTWDYFAFAQELSIGDLCSLITPHDGLPENTVKRCAVQISSALEFIDSKGLVHLDIKPENILVFDEDCYCIKITDFGLSCIKGTMAKTRIGTVSYMAPEMSQVTDEDSLLVDFPLDVWSFGIVLYCLLTGEFPWHSAVSTDKAYSSFVEWQCNLEDIEPPSPWSRFPPGALKMFSGLLAIDCSKRSKSVEVVMFLEEFWKEEIIDSSEETSTSTTSLLSTISGYLTSENSEFDSEKPPDIWKDGLEDINHFMLEQR; this is encoded by the exons ATGGCCTCCAGTACACGAGATGTGCAGCTTATCCTGGAAGGACTTGTCTCCTTTGCTTCCCAGGGTCTACAGGAGATAGATCTTCAGGAGAAATTCTGTGTGATACAGAAGCTGGGAGATGGTGGCTATGGTTCTGTGCTCATGGTACAAGACAAGAAAACAG ATCAGAAAATGGCATTAAAGCTTCTCGACAGGAACAAAACAACTGAATTTGCCTTCCTCACGGAGTTCAGCAAGTCtttcttcctctcctcccatcccaatATCATTGGAAGTTATGGCACTGCCTTCAAGACTTGGGACTACTTTGCCTTTGCCCAGGAGCTGTCGATAGGGGATTTGTGCTCTCTTATTACACCTCAT GATGGACTTCCAGAGAACACGGTAAAGAGATGTGCGGTGCAGATCTCCAGCGCCCTAGAATTCATAGACAGTAAAGGGCTGGTGCATTTAGATATCAAACCAGAGAACATTTTGGTGTTTGATGAGGACTGCTACTGTATAAAAATTACGGACTTTGGTCTTTCATGTATTAAAGGAACAATGGCAAAAACCAGGATCGGCACTGTCTCATACATGGCTCCAGAGATGAGCCAAGTTACCGACGAGGATTCTTTGCTTGTAGACTTCCCCCTGGATGTATGGTCCTTTGGTATTGTCCTCTACTGTTTGCTCACAGGCGAATTTCCATGGCACTCAGCAGTTTCCACAGACAAAGCTTATAGTAGTTTTGTTGAGTGGCAATGTAATTTGGAGGATATTGAGCCACCATCACCGTGGAGCAGATTTCCACCTGGAGCTCTGAAGATGTTCAGTGGTCTTTTAGCCATAGACTGTAGTAAGAGGAGTAAATCTGTTGAAGTTGTAATGTTCTTGGAGGAATTTTGGAAAGAAGAAATCATAGACTCATCTGAAGAAACCAGCACATCAACGACTTCTCTCTTAAGTACTATATCCGGCTACTTGACTTCAGAAAATTCTGAGTTTGATAGTGAGAAACCTCCAGACATTTGGAAGGATGGATTGGAAGATATCAATCATTTCAtgttggagcagagatag